The following nucleotide sequence is from Halogeometricum borinquense DSM 11551.
GTTCGGCAATCACGACTTCGATTACGGCCCCGAGGCGACGCGCGGTGTCGTCGCCGACTCGCCGCAGACGTGGGTCTCCGCGAACGTCTACGACGATAACGGCGACCGATTCGCACCCACCCACGTCGTGCCGTACACTGTCCGCGAGGTAAACGGCGCACGCGTCGGATTCACCGGCGTGACCGATCCCGCGACGCCGTCGCTGAACCCGATGGCGGGGGAACTCACGTTCACCGACCCGTACGCGGCGGCCGAGGAAGCCATCGATCACCTGCGAGACGAAGGCGTCGATTACGTCGTCATTCTCTCGCATCTCGGCGGCGGCGACGACGAACTCGCAGCACGTGTTGACGCCGACGTGATTCTCGGCGGGCACGTCCACTCCGAGCGCCACGAGTACGTTGAGGAGACGCTTCTGCTCCGTCCCGGCGCGAACGGCCACGTCGTCTTCGAGGTGGAGTTGAGCGACGAGGAGGGTGCGGACAGCAGGACAAAAACGAGAGCCACGGCGACGCGCCACGAAACGGCGGACGCCCCCGTAGACGAAGCGTTGGCCGAGATGCTTCGCGGCCGCGTCGAGGCCGCCGAGTTGAACGATGTCGTCGCCACCGTCAACGACCCGCTGGACCGAACGGAAGAGACGGTTTTCGGCGGCGAGTGCGCTATCGGTAACTTCGTCGCCGACGCCTACCGGTGGTCGATGGAGACCGACGTTGGCCTGCAAAACAGCGGCGGAATCCGTAACGGGCCGCCGCTGTCGGGCGAGGTAACCATCGCGGACCTCGTGAGCGTCATCCCGTTCGAAGAGCACGTCGTCGTCGCCGAACTGACCGGTGAGGAACTCACCGCCGTCTTCCGCGAGTGCGCCGCCGCGACGGTGGACTTCGGCGAACCCCACTGGTGGCAGGGTCATCTCAGCGGGGTCGAACTCGTCTGGGACGACGACCGAGAAGCGGTGGTGTCGGCACGTGTCGGCGGAGAACCGGTTGCACCCGATTCGACGTACACCGTTGCAACTTCCGACTACGTCCTCCACACGGACCACGAGTTCCCCACCATCGAAGCGCACCACCGTGCGGCCGAGGGCGACATCCAGTACGAAGTGCTGGCCGACTACGCCCGCGAGGTTGGAATCACAAGCGAGACGGACGGCCGGATTCAGCGTCTCTCGGAGACGGCCGCGGACGACTGAGTACCGACTGTCGGAACGGGAGAAACGAAACAGGACGGAACGGGAGAAACAAGACAGGACGGAGTGAGACGACGACTAGTTTGAGACAATCACCGTCCGGCCGAGAGCGTGTCGTGCCGAAGGGGAAACGTTCAGGGCGGCGGGAATCCTCTGCCATGACGATGACGCGAGTGGTGGTCCCCGTCAGGTATCCGCTGACGAAACACTCGAAAGCGACGCTCTCGGAGGCTATCCGCATCGCAACGGAGCGTGAGGCGGAACTTACGGTTCTGCATGTGGATTTGTACCAAGACAACCGCAGAGTGACGAGAGCGGAGTTGAAACGCGCGGTCGAGCGCGAGTTCGGCGCGCTGGATCGGACTCGATACGTCATTCGGCGCGGGTTCCTCGTGGAGGAAACCATCCTAGAGGAGGCGGCAGCAGAGGGGGCGGATATCGTGGTCATCGGGTCGAAACAGGCGAGTCGCTGGCGGCGGATGCTCCGACGCTTCCTTGACGATCCGGACATCGAGACGTATCTTCGGCAGAAACTCGACTGCACCGTTATCACCGTCCGAGCGGATCAGCAGCCGGAAGTCTGAATCCAAGTCGAGGCTGAATCCAAGTCGAGGCTGAATCCAAGTCGAGGCTGAATCCAATCTGACACCGGGTCCCTGCGTTACTGTTCTTCTTCACTGCGACGTGAGCTGTCCACTCGTGCCCCCGCTTCGGTCCACGACTCGTCGCGTCCATCCGTGACTGCCGCGCGGAGCGACCCGCTGGTGTCGTCGAAGACATGGTGTTGATGCGGATACGCCGCTTCGACGGCGGGTTCGTCTTCGAGGAGTTCGGAGAAGTTCGTCTGTACTTCCGAACGAACGGTGAGGAGTTTGTACGGTTTCTTCGCCCAGTATCGAAGTGTGATGAGAATGCCGCTGTCGGCGTACTCGTCTATGTACGCCGTCGGCCTCGCCGGATAACGCGCGCTTCCGATACGGATGTCCGGCCCGCCCTCGATAACCATATCCGAGTCGCTTGCGGCCCGTTCGAGTAACTCCCGCGCTTTCGGGATATCGGATTCGTACGTGGCAAGGAAGCCGAGACTGAGTCGGAGACGCTCGTCCTCCGCGGAGAAATTCGTCACGAGTCGGTTACGGATTGTGGAGTTGGGGATGACGAGGAACGTGTTGTCCAGCGTGAACATCTTCGTATAGCGGATGGTTATCTCGTCAACGAACCCTCTGCGTCCGTCGTCGAGTTCGATCATGTCCCCGACTTCGTACGGTTGGTCTGCGAGGATGAACAGCCCGTTGATGATGCTCCCGACGATGGGCGCGAGAACGATACCGACGACGGCGGAGAACACCCCCACAGAAATGGCGACATCCCCGAATCGTAACCCCGCGACGACTCCAGCCATCAGAACGGCGATGAGGAAGACACCGAGTCGGACGATGCGGAGCATCACCTGCGCGACGCTCTGTCGGCGGAAGCGACGGGCAACTGGTCGCCCGACGAGGCGGACGACGTAGCCCGAGAGGACGTAGCCGAGGATGACGATCACCGTGGCGGCGATGTACTCCGCACCGGGGAAAAACAGGAAGTCCGGAAGCAACGCGCGAGCGGCCTGTACTCCTTCGGTCGGTGTCGGCGGCGGCGTTGCAGTGCTGGCACCTCCACTACTCGCACCGGTAGTCGTCGCAGTCCCAACAGTACTGCCCCCGGCCGCAGTCTCCGTTCCGGCGGACGGTCCCGCCGTCCCTGTCCCCGTCTGCATACGCCGGACCACGGAAGGGGTGGTGAAAAGGGTTGTAGCTTCGCGGACAGACAAACCCTACCCGAGAACTGGACGATTCCAGAGATGTCACGGACGTTTGTCCGTGATATACCACCGCTTTCTGAAAACCGGTGCTACTCAGTTTATAGTAAACACCAAGGGGTTCGGGTTCGATCGAGGATGTATGGCAGACGAACTCCGGACCACGATGGAGAGCGTCGGGGACCGATTCAACCTCGGCGAGTACGAGATAGATGCGTATCTCGCGGTGCTCGAACACGGCGAACTCACCGCTTCGGAGATAGCCGACCGAACGGACATTCCGCAACCGCGGGTGTACGACACCGTGCGGAGCCTCTCCGACCGCGGGCTTGTCGAACTCCGCGAGTCGCGGCCGATGAAGATTGTCGCCGTGGACCCGGACGACGCGTTCGCGAACGTGCAGACGTCGCTCGATGATCTCATCTCCGAGCTGGAAGCGCGCTACACCGCTCCCGCCCGCGACACCGAGGCCGTTTCGCTCGTCAAGTCGCGCTCGACCATCCTCCGCTACGTCGAGGAGATTATCGAAGACGCAGAGTACGAACTCGTCCTCTCGCTTACCCCCGACCTCCTCCGCCGCTTCCGCGATGACCTCGCGGCGAAGATTGATGATGGCGTGAGCATCGACCTCCTCATCACGCCCGCCTCCCGCGCGCCTGATCCGGCGGAGTTCGATTATCTCGAAGTCGCCACCATCGCCCGTGCCCGCCGCGGTATCACGACCCCCGTCCTCGCCGTCGCCGACGGGGAATATTCGGTCTACGCCACACAGGACGCCCTCCGCGACGACAGAGACCGCTACGGTGTCATCTTCAACCGCTCCGCGCTCGGCTTCCTCGTCAGCGGGTTCTTCGGCACCGTCCTCTGGACGACGGCCGAGACGCTGGCGGCCGACGGCAAGCGCCGTCCGTTCCCCCGTCGCTACGCCTCGATCCGCCGCGCCGTGAAGGATATCCGCGAAATCGACGGCGAGTTCTACGCCTCCGTCTCCGGTCGCCACGTCGAGTCGGGCGACCCGACCGTCGTCGAAGGCCGCGTCGTCACGACGACGTTCGAGGAGAGCGAGGAAGTCGCCTCCTTCGAGATGGAAACCGAAGAAGGAATCCTCGAAGTCGGTGGCCTCGTCTCCGCGTTAGAGGACGTTGAGGCCCAAGAGATCATTCTCGGCCGCGACGACATACCGAACAGAAAGCAGTTCCTGTAGTCCGATAGCTACGTTCGCTACGCTTCTCGCTTTTCACTCGCGTCGCTCTCTACTTGCGCTCGTCGGGTTGCTCTTTATTTGCGCTCGTCGGCCTCGTCGTACACGTAGAGTATCTCGCCGCAGTCTGTACACGCCAGCACCTCGTTTTCGGGTGTGTCGAACGAACCGACCGTTCCGGACCCACAACAGTCGGATGCTGTCGTCGTCTCCGCTGTCGGACCGCCGCAGCGCGGACAGACCTCCAAGAACATCCGGAGCGCCGTCGTCGCGGGCGCACGGGCTGATTCGGGCACGTCGAAGTCGGCCAACGTCCTGACTGCCGCGGCATCGGCAATGGCGTGTGCGCGAGACAGCCAGATGGACTGTCCGTTTCCCTCGACGGTGATGCCGTCGAATCGGGTGCCGCCCGCTGCCTCGAACGGGGCTGCCGCAGCGACCGCCGCCGCCACGCCGTCGTCGTCCCGGTCGCGGAGCGTCGCTATCTCCGCTTCCCACGCCGACCAGAATGCGTCCGACAGAAACAACGCGCCGTCTGCATCCTCTCTGATGACGCCTCTCTCGAACAGGGTGAACAGCACGTCTTCGCCGCGTGTCTCCGCGCTCAACTCGTCAGACCGGCGTTCCTCACCCTCGTCGTGTGCATACTCAAATAGAGACGAGAGACCGAGTCGGGCAACGAGTTTCGGCGCGAACTCGGGCGTTCCGGGGACGACGTATCCCCGGAGATAGACGAGTGCCGCGCCACCGATTGCGACGACGAGCGCAACCGGAACCGAGAGGACGGCGATGGCTGCCGTGATGACGAGCAGAAGCACGACGTTGACGACCGTACAGGGCCAACACCGTCTTTCGCCAGTGTATTCCGGTCGCCGGATCGGGCCGGTGAATGCCATACAGTACCAAATGGAGAGCCGGACTTATGGGTTTCTCGCCGTTCGGCGTCTGATCTCCGGGTATAGATGCTAACCGGCCAATCAGTCGTTCGACGAGGTGCCAGCGGTGGGGGGTGAGACCGTTGCCAGCGAGACTGCGCTTTCGCTCTCGGAGGAGCGGTAAATAGCATCGATGACGCGTTGAACCTGTAACCCCTCTGCAACAGTGTTCATCTTGGGTTGTTCGCCCGTCCGGACGGCCTCCAAGAACAGTTTCTGTTCGGATTTGTGGGTGTCGTTGGCCTGTGTCTCGACGGCCGTCTCTGTGAGGTGGTTGCTGCCGCCGATGCCGGACTCGTAGAACGTCAAGTCGTGGCTACCCCGGTCAAACAGCGCTCCCGCGTCGGTACCGGTGATGTAGAACTCGTCGTTGGTTGGGCGGTTCGTCGCCCATGCGACTTCGAGCGAGATGGTTTTCCCGTCGGCACAGCGGATGAACGCCGAGGCAGAGTCGTCAACGTCGAACCCCTCGGGTCCGGTGTCTTCGCCCCACATCTCGACGTACGCGTAGTCGTCGCGGTTGCCGAACTCCGAGCGCGTGACAGCTGAGACTTCCTCGACCGCGGGGAAGTCGAGGAAGTACAACGCGAGGTCGATAGCGTGGACGCCGATATCGATAACGGACCCGCCGCCAGCCACGTCTTTCGAGGTGAACCACGACCCGCGGCCGGGGATGCCGCGACGACGGACGTAGTTCGCTTCGACGTGCTTCATCTCGCCGAAGCGACCCTCGGCTTGGTAGTTTTTCAGCACCTTGACGGGGTTACCGAAACGGTTGTTGAACCCGACCATACAGATTCCCTCGGCGTCTGCTGCGGCCGCGGCGATTCGCTCGGCGGATTCGAGAGAGTGAGCGAGCGGTTTCTCTAGAAGGACGTCGAGTCCTGCCTCGAGTGCTGCGACGGCGTACTCCTCGTGGAAGCGGTTCGGCGTCGTGATGATGACGGCATCGACGGTGTCGAAGAGAGCGTCTTTCTCTTCGAAGGTCTCGACGTCGTACTCCTCGGTGAATCGCTTTCGTGCCTCTGGCTGGATATCGAGGCCACCGGTGAGTGTCGCGTCGAGTTCGACAATCCTGTCAGCGTGATAGTGGCCGATGTTTCCGAGGCCGACAATTCCGATTTGGATGGGCGTCCCGGTACTCATATGTCTGTGATTTACTATCGCGGTTGTTAAGTCACTCGTTGCGGCTTGGATCTCCGTTTTGTTACTGTCTCGTCAGTATAGCTGTCGTTCGCGTTCCTCGCGTTCTTCTTCTTTTTCTTTCTGTTCTTTCAACCGACGACGCCCGCGGATGTACTGTCGCGTCTTTGGAATGATGGTGTTCTTCAGATCGAGAACGAACGACACGATGCCGTACACCCAAAAGAAGAACAAAACCAGCATCCCGCCGAGGTACATCCACCCGAGTTCGGTGACCATGGATACTAGGTAGTGTGGACGGCATGAATGCTCGGTGCAGCAACGGGCAGCGTTGAACTAGTCATCGCTCTCCGCTGGCGTGCTACTATCTGTACTGGCCGCCGCAGTTGCCGTGAGGCCATGCAGGAGAGCCTCACCAGTCTCCGTGTCGAACAGGTGGACTTTGGTCCTGTCCAAGACGACCGATACCTCCTTGTCCTCTGCGATATCGGAGTCGGGATCGACGCTCATGAGCAACTGGTCGGACATCGCACCGCGCGCCTCCTCGTCGAGACTTACTGTGGCATCCTCGCTGAGGAGGAGGTAGACGAATATCTCGTCGCCCATCGGTTCGAGGACATCCGTGATGACCTCGACCTGTTTCGTCGGGTTGGCGAGCGACGACGCGTCGTCGAGGGTGTACACGTCCTCCGGACGGATACCAAGTGTCACGTCGTCGCCGACGCTGGCACTGATGGTCTCGGGGTCGAAATCGACCTCTATTCGGTCGCCGACGAACCCCATCTCGGTCAACTTCCCATCGGCGAAGTTCATCGCCGGACTGCCGATGAACCCTGCGACGAACAGGTTTGCCGGTTCGTTGTAGCACGTAAGCGGCGGGTCTATCTGCTGGAGTTGTCCCGAGTCGATGACGGCGATGCGGTCGGACATCGTCATCGCCTCCGCCTGATCGTGCGTGACGTAGATGATGGTTGTATCCAGTTCCTTGTGGAGACGCTGGAGTTCCGTCCGCATGTGGACGCGCAACTTGGCGTCGAGGTTCGCCAGCGGTTCGTCCATCAGGAACACATCGGGGTTCCGGACGATGGCGCGGGCGATAGCGACGCGTTGCCGCTGGCCGCCGGACATCTCGTCGGGCATCCGGTCGAGCATACCCTCCAACTGGACGATGTCGGAGGCGCGCTCGACGCGCCGGTCTATCTCCTCTTTGTCGTATTTCCGGAGACGGAGGCCGAACGAGATGTTGTCGTACACGTCCATGTGCGGGAACAGCGCGATGTTCTGGAACACCATCGCTACCCCTCGGTCTTTCGGCGGCAGGTTCGTCACCTCACGTCCGCCGATGAACACCTCTCCCTCCGTGGGCATCGTGAGTCCGGCAATCATCTCCATCGTCGTCGACTTGCCGCACCCCGACGGGCCGACGAGACAGACGAACTCGCCGTCGTTGATTTCGAGGTTCATGTTGTCTACGGCCGTTACGTCCTCGTATCGCTTCGTTACGTCTTCGAGTGTTACTTCTCCCATTGTCTTACTCCTTGAGTGCGCCTGCAGTGAGTCCGCTCACGATGCGTTCCTGGGCGATAATGACGAGAATCGCGACGGGAAGGACCCCGACGATGCTCGCCGCCGCCATGAGGTTGTACGGGGTGTCGAACTGCCCTTGATACTTGAGAATACCCGCGACGATAGGTGCCCACGAGGACGCCTCGCCGTTGTTCATCAAGAAGGAGAAGAAGAACTCGTTGTAGACGCTGATGAACGTCAGCACGCCCGCTGTCGCCACGCCGGGTGCCGAAAGCGGGATGATGACCCGAAACAGCGCGCCGAGTCGAGTTGTTCCCTCGACGCGCGCCGCATCCTCCAACCCGTCGGGAATCTGCCCGTAGAAGGTTGTGAGGATGAATATCGACAGCGGCATGAACAGCGCGCTGAACGGGAACACCATCGGCGCCGGCGTGTTGAACAGGTCCGGCGACGAGACGGTGATCGGTCCGAGCACGATGTCTGTCCCGCCCGTGAACAACTCGAACAGGGGCAGGAAGAACGCCGCTGGCGGGAAGTACGAGATAGCGAGGATGCCGAGCATGAGTGCCGTCCGGCCGGGGAACCGGAGACGACCGAACACGTAGCCTGCAAGACTCGCCAACAGCAGGACGATGACGGTCGTCGCTATCCCCAGCACGAAACTGTTGAACATGAACAGGTGGAACGGTACCCGCTCGAACATGGTGATGAACACCTCGGGATTGAACCCCTTCGGCAACAGTCCCATGTCCCTGATGAGTCGATTCGGCGTCAGTGCCAGCACTAACAGCCAGTAGAACGGGAACAGCGTGGTGACGAGGAAGAACAGCGTCGCTACGTAGAACATCGCTCTGTACGCACGCTTGGGGTTCTTGATGACCGTACTTACCCAGCGCTCAAGCGGCCCCTTTCGTATCTCCGCGTCACCGCCTTCCTCGAACACGCCGCCTTGGTCTTGTGTCGCCATCTTAGAATCCTCCCTCCGCATCGGCGAATTTCACGATGTACACCGAGACGACGATGCCGATGAGTCCTGCCGTCACGAACGCCACCGTCGCCGACGTGCCGTACATCGAGTTGTTGAACGTCGTCACGACCAGACACGATAGCGACGGCACAGTCGTACATCCGGCCATCGTTTCGATGATACCGTAGACACGCATCGCCGCGATGGTGCGGAACAGCATCGCAACTAACACCGTCGGCAGGATGAGCGGGAACGTTATCATCTTGAACTGTTGCCATTTCGATGCGCCGGCGACGCGAGCCACGTCGTACAGCGACCGGTCGATGCTCTGCAGGCCCGCGAGGATGAGCAGTGCCATGAACGCCGTCGTCTTCCAGACGTCGGCCACGATGATGAGGAACAGCGAGTCCGACGTGTTACGAAGCGGCGTGAAACTGAGTCCGAGCGTGTTCAGGATTGCCGGATTCTCCTGGGTCCCGATGAGAAAGCCGATGTTCGGCTGGAACATCAGGAACCAGATCATGCCTTGGATGACGATGGGCACCGCCCATGGAATGATGATTGCAACGCGAACCCACCGCCGACCGCGGAAGTCCTGATCGAGAATGAGCGCCTGTGCGAAGCCGATGATCGTCTCGAACAGGACGCTGAAGGCGGTAAAGACGAGCGTTACCATCAGTGCGCTGGAGTAAATGCCAGTCACGAACGGAAACGACGACGAGAGTCCGGGCAGGAACGCCGACGGAAGCGCAAAGTCACGTGCGCCGGAGAACAGCGCGACGTAGTTTTCGATCCCGACGAACTGGCCCAACCTCGCCGTTCCGGTCAACTGGTCGGCGTACAACGAGTAGCCGAACGTCTGTATGAGGGGGTACACTGCGATGACCAGAAGCAACAGCAGCGCTGGCGTAAGCAGGAAGTACGCGAACTGCGTCTCCGTCAGTGAC
It contains:
- a CDS encoding universal stress protein, producing the protein MTRVVVPVRYPLTKHSKATLSEAIRIATEREAELTVLHVDLYQDNRRVTRAELKRAVEREFGALDRTRYVIRRGFLVEETILEEAAAEGADIVVIGSKQASRWRRMLRRFLDDPDIETYLRQKLDCTVITVRADQQPEV
- a CDS encoding carbohydrate ABC transporter permease, encoding MESLTETQFAYFLLTPALLLLLVIAVYPLIQTFGYSLYADQLTGTARLGQFVGIENYVALFSGARDFALPSAFLPGLSSSFPFVTGIYSSALMVTLVFTAFSVLFETIIGFAQALILDQDFRGRRWVRVAIIIPWAVPIVIQGMIWFLMFQPNIGFLIGTQENPAILNTLGLSFTPLRNTSDSLFLIIVADVWKTTAFMALLILAGLQSIDRSLYDVARVAGASKWQQFKMITFPLILPTVLVAMLFRTIAAMRVYGIIETMAGCTTVPSLSCLVVTTFNNSMYGTSATVAFVTAGLIGIVVSVYIVKFADAEGGF
- a CDS encoding carbohydrate ABC transporter permease, translated to MATQDQGGVFEEGGDAEIRKGPLERWVSTVIKNPKRAYRAMFYVATLFFLVTTLFPFYWLLVLALTPNRLIRDMGLLPKGFNPEVFITMFERVPFHLFMFNSFVLGIATTVIVLLLASLAGYVFGRLRFPGRTALMLGILAISYFPPAAFFLPLFELFTGGTDIVLGPITVSSPDLFNTPAPMVFPFSALFMPLSIFILTTFYGQIPDGLEDAARVEGTTRLGALFRVIIPLSAPGVATAGVLTFISVYNEFFFSFLMNNGEASSWAPIVAGILKYQGQFDTPYNLMAAASIVGVLPVAILVIIAQERIVSGLTAGALKE
- a CDS encoding Gfo/Idh/MocA family protein, translated to MSTGTPIQIGIVGLGNIGHYHADRIVELDATLTGGLDIQPEARKRFTEEYDVETFEEKDALFDTVDAVIITTPNRFHEEYAVAALEAGLDVLLEKPLAHSLESAERIAAAAADAEGICMVGFNNRFGNPVKVLKNYQAEGRFGEMKHVEANYVRRRGIPGRGSWFTSKDVAGGGSVIDIGVHAIDLALYFLDFPAVEEVSAVTRSEFGNRDDYAYVEMWGEDTGPEGFDVDDSASAFIRCADGKTISLEVAWATNRPTNDEFYITGTDAGALFDRGSHDLTFYESGIGGSNHLTETAVETQANDTHKSEQKLFLEAVRTGEQPKMNTVAEGLQVQRVIDAIYRSSESESAVSLATVSPPTAGTSSND
- a CDS encoding mechanosensitive ion channel family protein, with the translated sequence MQTGTGTAGPSAGTETAAGGSTVGTATTTGASSGGASTATPPPTPTEGVQAARALLPDFLFFPGAEYIAATVIVILGYVLSGYVVRLVGRPVARRFRRQSVAQVMLRIVRLGVFLIAVLMAGVVAGLRFGDVAISVGVFSAVVGIVLAPIVGSIINGLFILADQPYEVGDMIELDDGRRGFVDEITIRYTKMFTLDNTFLVIPNSTIRNRLVTNFSAEDERLRLSLGFLATYESDIPKARELLERAASDSDMVIEGGPDIRIGSARYPARPTAYIDEYADSGILITLRYWAKKPYKLLTVRSEVQTNFSELLEDEPAVEAAYPHQHHVFDDTSGSLRAAVTDGRDESWTEAGARVDSSRRSEEEQ
- a CDS encoding bifunctional metallophosphatase/5'-nucleotidase yields the protein MPRLLHYSDIENVYDDPERTGCLSGCVQSLSGDDALICGTGDTTSPGVLALVERGRQSLDFFRAVDADLDTFGNHDFDYGPEATRGVVADSPQTWVSANVYDDNGDRFAPTHVVPYTVREVNGARVGFTGVTDPATPSLNPMAGELTFTDPYAAAEEAIDHLRDEGVDYVVILSHLGGGDDELAARVDADVILGGHVHSERHEYVEETLLLRPGANGHVVFEVELSDEEGADSRTKTRATATRHETADAPVDEALAEMLRGRVEAAELNDVVATVNDPLDRTEETVFGGECAIGNFVADAYRWSMETDVGLQNSGGIRNGPPLSGEVTIADLVSVIPFEEHVVVAELTGEELTAVFRECAAATVDFGEPHWWQGHLSGVELVWDDDREAVVSARVGGEPVAPDSTYTVATSDYVLHTDHEFPTIEAHHRAAEGDIQYEVLADYAREVGITSETDGRIQRLSETAADD
- the trmB gene encoding HTH-type sugar sensing transcriptional regulator TrmB — translated: MADELRTTMESVGDRFNLGEYEIDAYLAVLEHGELTASEIADRTDIPQPRVYDTVRSLSDRGLVELRESRPMKIVAVDPDDAFANVQTSLDDLISELEARYTAPARDTEAVSLVKSRSTILRYVEEIIEDAEYELVLSLTPDLLRRFRDDLAAKIDDGVSIDLLITPASRAPDPAEFDYLEVATIARARRGITTPVLAVADGEYSVYATQDALRDDRDRYGVIFNRSALGFLVSGFFGTVLWTTAETLAADGKRRPFPRRYASIRRAVKDIREIDGEFYASVSGRHVESGDPTVVEGRVVTTTFEESEEVASFEMETEEGILEVGGLVSALEDVEAQEIILGRDDIPNRKQFL
- a CDS encoding ABC transporter ATP-binding protein translates to MGEVTLEDVTKRYEDVTAVDNMNLEINDGEFVCLVGPSGCGKSTTMEMIAGLTMPTEGEVFIGGREVTNLPPKDRGVAMVFQNIALFPHMDVYDNISFGLRLRKYDKEEIDRRVERASDIVQLEGMLDRMPDEMSGGQRQRVAIARAIVRNPDVFLMDEPLANLDAKLRVHMRTELQRLHKELDTTIIYVTHDQAEAMTMSDRIAVIDSGQLQQIDPPLTCYNEPANLFVAGFIGSPAMNFADGKLTEMGFVGDRIEVDFDPETISASVGDDVTLGIRPEDVYTLDDASSLANPTKQVEVITDVLEPMGDEIFVYLLLSEDATVSLDEEARGAMSDQLLMSVDPDSDIAEDKEVSVVLDRTKVHLFDTETGEALLHGLTATAAASTDSSTPAESDD